A single genomic interval of Anthonomus grandis grandis chromosome 17, icAntGran1.3, whole genome shotgun sequence harbors:
- the LOC126746413 gene encoding UDP-glycosyltransferase UGT5-like: MQLVLTIIVCLLYGKFTECSNILAVFPVAEKSSHVVYQKLLKTLADAGHEVTLISPYEYWENLGNGSVRDIVLTGFIEEYDAIRPLLYEISKSPGMFKHHSYMQAYLPIYNKTYQHPNLKWFLKSTLKFDVLITDNLYAPSLLGFGAIYQCPTIIFSPSIGANPLVTDILSLSSQWWNFYNFISYVYEQFFKFFHLFPAHGEILKRVQPSLDLQQLYHNVSLVLLGGPEASFPHSIANIGGFHLEPPEKVDLGTSKEIIYIHLEDLTGEEVKVLLKALQKIDLQVIWNSSAKPLANTPENVRFKSLPPQDVLGHANVKLLITNADYISLIEGVHHGKPSLVIPRTPVQLINAAEAEFQGYALKLIQVEDGAVLDAINQLMLDQKYSESARKVSKEFNTGKAKVVSWIEYVIKHQGASNHRGSSNWWLKILVMCVFGVFLWKLRGKWVGDGRKKKQ, translated from the exons ATGCAGCTCGTTTTAACCATAATTGTTTGCTTATTATACGGAAAATTCACCGAATGTTCGAACATTTTAGCGGTTTTTCCTGTAGCAGAGAAAAGTTCCCATGTAGTGtatcaaaaattactgaaaactTTAGCAGATGCTGGACACGAGGTCACCCTGATCAGCCCTTACGAGTATTGGGAAAACTTGGGTAATGGATCGGTAAGGGACATCGTTCTAACCGGATTTATTGAGGAGTATGACG CTATTCGTCCCTTATTGTACGAAATCTCTAAGTCCCCTGGCATGTTCAAGCATCACTCTTACATGCAGGCTTATCTACCGATTTATAACAAAACCTACCAGCATCCGAACCTTAAGTGGTTCTTAAAATCAACCCTTAAGTTCGACGTGCTCATCACGGATAATTTATACGCGCCCTCTCTGTTAGGATTTGGGGCGATTTACCAATGTCCCACGATCATTTTTAGCCCTTCTATAGGGGCTAATCCCTTGGTGACTGATATCCTCTCCCTTAGCAGCCAGTGGTGGAACTTTTACAATTTCATTTCGTATGTATacgaacaattttttaaatttttccatctTTTTCCCGCCCACGGGGAGATATTGAAGAGAGTGCAACCCTCTCTGGATCTACAGCAACTTTACCACAACGTTTCCTTAGTTTTACTTGGGGGACCTGAGGCAAGTTTCCCTCATTCCATAGCTAATATTGGAGGTTTCCACTTGGAACCTCCTGAGAAGGTTGACCTGGGGACCTCCAAAGAGATTATTTACATTCATCTAGAAGACCTAACTGGAGAAGAGGTTAAGGTGCTACTAAAAGCTTTGCAGAAGATAGATCTTCAAGTTATATGGAACTCTTCAGCAAAACCTCTTGCAAATACCCCAGAAAACGTCCGGTTTAAGTCACTCCCACCTCAGGATGTCTTAG GTCATGCCAATGTCAAACTTCTGATCACAAATGCCGACTATATCAGCCTAATCGAGGGTGTTCACCATGGTAAACCCTCCCTAGTGATTCCAAGGACCCCCGTGCAGCTGATCAACGCTGCCGAAGCTGAGTTTCAAGGTTACGCCCTGAAGCTGATCCAGGTTGAAGATGGTGCGGTCCTGGATGCCATAAATCAGCTGATGCTGGATCAGAAATATTCTGAGAGTGCTCGGAAGGTTTCCAAGGAGTTTAATACTGGAAAAGCGAAAGTCGTTTCCTGGATTGAGTATGTTATTAAGCACCAGGGGGCGTCGAATCATAGAGGGTCATCAAATTGGTGGTTGAAGATTTTGGTGATGTGTGTCTTTGGGGTGTTTTTGTGGAAACTGCGTGGGAAATGGGTGGGGGACGGGAGGAAGAAGAAGCAGTAG